In Sphingobacterium sp. PCS056, the following proteins share a genomic window:
- a CDS encoding SusD/RagB family nutrient-binding outer membrane lipoprotein produces the protein MKRQNYILSILLILFISPMIFGSCTKNLDINQDPNNPTDVPENLILSALLSNFSYEVNGGYPTRVSVLWTKYLAGGIAGNHEGNYLITSSDVNNFWTSFSYSDVMNNATVLKNKAITNGNPNYSAIAKVVLAWNLSMTTDVFGDVPYTDAFKGAEGVFKPKYDKQEDVYKSIQTLLDEAIVEAASTTNALKPAADDLLYQGNMAKWTALAHTLKARFYLRLSNAPGMTASTQAKLALDELAKGAITMATQPKFAYLASTGAENPWYQYAIDGKWAVTTRPSQYYVNKLIDSNDPRLAFQATKVTAATNVDPANVGKFIGLTNEAPSNNILNYSAIAPFYSAKDAPLYWMVYPEVEFIKAEAEFLVANKTVTAAVTAAYEKAIKASMDFYGIAGTEANTYIANNVLSSSSTAAYSQIMNQKYIANFLMFEAYNDFRRTGLPALPLNNEMYPGQTKLDQPPRINQIPVRFPYPSGERLYNSDNVPADIPTDPVKAIVIPVWWNSK, from the coding sequence ATGAAAAGACAAAATTATATATTATCAATACTTTTGATATTGTTTATATCACCGATGATATTTGGTTCTTGTACCAAAAATCTAGATATTAATCAAGATCCTAATAATCCAACTGATGTTCCTGAAAATTTGATTCTATCAGCACTTTTATCAAATTTCTCGTACGAAGTAAATGGGGGTTACCCAACTCGAGTATCTGTATTGTGGACAAAATATCTTGCTGGAGGAATAGCAGGAAATCATGAAGGGAACTATTTAATAACAAGTTCGGATGTGAATAATTTTTGGACAAGTTTTTCTTATTCAGATGTCATGAATAATGCCACAGTTTTAAAGAATAAAGCTATAACAAATGGTAATCCAAATTATTCTGCAATTGCTAAAGTTGTATTGGCTTGGAATCTATCAATGACAACAGATGTTTTTGGAGATGTACCTTATACAGATGCATTTAAAGGTGCTGAAGGTGTTTTTAAACCTAAATATGATAAACAAGAGGATGTATATAAGAGTATTCAGACTCTATTGGATGAAGCTATTGTAGAAGCAGCCTCTACAACAAATGCATTGAAACCCGCGGCTGATGACCTGTTATATCAAGGTAACATGGCTAAATGGACTGCCTTGGCGCATACATTGAAAGCAAGATTTTATTTGAGATTATCAAATGCTCCAGGAATGACAGCAAGTACGCAAGCTAAATTAGCTTTAGATGAATTGGCTAAAGGGGCAATTACGATGGCAACTCAGCCTAAATTTGCTTATTTGGCTTCAACTGGTGCTGAAAATCCTTGGTATCAGTATGCTATTGATGGTAAGTGGGCTGTGACAACACGACCTTCACAGTATTATGTAAATAAACTAATAGATTCTAATGATCCAAGGCTTGCTTTCCAAGCAACAAAAGTTACTGCAGCTACAAATGTTGATCCAGCAAATGTTGGTAAGTTTATTGGTCTAACAAATGAAGCACCTTCAAATAATATCTTAAACTATTCTGCAATTGCCCCTTTCTATAGTGCTAAAGATGCACCTTTATATTGGATGGTTTATCCTGAAGTTGAATTTATAAAAGCAGAAGCTGAATTTCTTGTTGCTAACAAAACTGTTACTGCAGCTGTCACTGCGGCATATGAAAAAGCTATAAAAGCATCTATGGATTTTTATGGAATAGCTGGTACAGAGGCAAATACTTATATAGCGAATAATGTATTGAGTAGTAGTTCGACTGCAGCTTATAGTCAAATTATGAATCAAAAATATATAGCTAATTTCTTAATGTTCGAGGCATATAATGATTTTAGAAGAACGGGATTGCCAGCACTTCCTTTAAATAATGAAATGTATCCTGGTCAAACTAAATTAGATCAACCTCCGCGTATTAATCAGATTCCTGTTAGATTTCCTTATCCGTCAGGTGAGCGTCTTTATAACAGTGATAATGTTCCTGCAGATATTCCAACTGATCCTGTAAAGGCAATTGTGATACCTGTATGGTGGAATAGCAAATAA
- a CDS encoding RagB/SusD family nutrient uptake outer membrane protein yields the protein MKLLYKLGVLTLAATMMMSCSKDYLDTVPTYAVSPSTAFETTESAKLAINGLSRLMKMQYLSSQGFNGEGTIKMYYGNYSGNHFSSPLTGWTLLTNMDYFATNTSTYTYYPWYYYYKIIGDANAIVLNIDAASGTQVEKDFIKAQALTFRAYAYTMLVQLYGDRWSDSNNGTTDAVVIRVNPTFEDLPLSSLASAYELIYGDLNTAIDLYEKSALDRNNNYSVNIDVAYATYARAALTKEDYVNAEKYAKLARTNYGLMSATEYKAGFSNPNKEWIWSIYDALDETIYFYSYQSYIAYNSTASGVRSSPKSISKELYNTIPATDIRKKLFLDPVSTGLTFNANTGAGNAAALAYIRSQYSDIPSNATAYAYMQFKIKANEMPGVGHTNNFRSSEMVLIEAEAKYKQNKPASEVQALMNTLTRDSGRDPNYNCTATGASLFSEIKKYRGIELWGEGFDFFDMKRWGDPIVRKSFANGGNFQTPLAVTIQPTEKNKWKLVTPARETDYNSLIN from the coding sequence ATGAAATTATTATATAAATTAGGGGTTTTGACTTTAGCTGCGACAATGATGATGTCTTGTAGCAAAGATTATTTAGATACGGTACCAACCTATGCTGTTTCCCCCTCAACAGCTTTTGAAACCACTGAAAGTGCAAAGTTGGCAATCAATGGTCTGTCAAGATTGATGAAGATGCAATATTTAAGTAGCCAAGGTTTCAACGGTGAAGGTACTATAAAAATGTATTACGGGAATTATTCTGGAAATCACTTTTCTTCGCCATTGACTGGTTGGACATTATTGACCAATATGGATTATTTCGCTACTAATACAAGTACATATACATATTATCCATGGTATTATTATTATAAAATAATTGGCGATGCTAACGCAATTGTATTAAATATTGATGCAGCTAGTGGTACTCAGGTAGAAAAGGATTTTATAAAAGCACAAGCTTTAACTTTCCGTGCCTATGCTTATACGATGTTAGTACAGTTGTATGGGGATCGTTGGTCTGATTCAAATAATGGTACAACGGACGCCGTTGTTATTCGAGTAAATCCGACCTTTGAAGATCTACCTCTTTCATCGTTAGCAAGTGCTTATGAATTGATCTATGGTGATTTGAATACTGCTATTGATCTGTATGAAAAATCAGCTTTGGACCGTAATAACAATTATTCCGTAAATATTGATGTTGCTTATGCTACATATGCAAGAGCTGCTTTAACAAAGGAAGATTATGTAAATGCTGAAAAGTATGCGAAACTTGCAAGAACTAATTACGGATTGATGAGCGCTACAGAATATAAGGCAGGCTTTAGCAATCCAAATAAAGAATGGATCTGGTCCATCTACGATGCTCTAGATGAAACAATTTATTTCTATTCTTATCAGTCTTATATTGCTTACAACTCAACAGCTAGTGGCGTAAGAAGTTCTCCTAAAAGTATAAGTAAAGAGTTGTATAATACCATTCCAGCTACTGATATTCGGAAAAAATTATTTCTAGATCCAGTAAGTACAGGTTTGACATTCAATGCGAATACAGGTGCTGGTAATGCAGCTGCATTAGCTTATATTCGATCACAATATTCGGATATACCAAGTAATGCAACTGCGTACGCTTATATGCAATTTAAAATAAAGGCCAATGAGATGCCAGGTGTTGGACATACCAATAACTTTAGAAGTTCAGAAATGGTGCTAATTGAAGCTGAAGCGAAATATAAACAAAATAAACCCGCTTCTGAAGTTCAGGCTTTAATGAATACTTTGACGAGAGATTCAGGTCGTGATCCTAATTATAATTGTACAGCAACCGGAGCATCTTTATTCTCCGAAATTAAGAAATATCGTGGAATCGAATTGTGGGGTGAGGGATTTGACTTTTTTGATATGAAACGATGGGGTGATCCAATTGTTCGGAAATCATTTGCGAATGGTGGAAATTTTCAAACACCTTTAGCTGTTACTATTCAACCAACGGAAAAAAATAAATGGAAGCTAGTAACCCCTGCTAGGGAAACAGATTATAATAGCTTAATTAATTAA
- a CDS encoding SusC/RagA family TonB-linked outer membrane protein, with protein MKQTLLSLFVGSMILTSVAFAQEKKVSGRVTGADGKPLVGVTVAVQGSNVATQTDVNGNYSFSVPTGKIIVFRSIGYSDKTLIVKEGQSAFNVTLDNNDNALDEVVVTALGVKKEKKSVGYSVQEVKAADILSSREPNVVNALAGKVAGLQITSSGGQAGSSASIQLRGNTSITGSSEPLFVIDGIPMDNSVNSGDDNVSTLFTGTNGSRLSDLDPNIVESISVLKGAGASALYGSRGANGVIMITTKKGMAEDNRKLPRVSLSSSVTFDEAYTDGYQTTYLQGVNGKYRNGLPLALGGYAEEGGTTNPQTSAVWGPHRDSVSQAVIDAIGMPKIVDPRKQFYQTGVMWNNSASISGGLANTTYRLTYSNTNQDGIVPNNTFKRNSFNGAFASKLSQIVTSSTSVSYVNSKNNRMLEGNGGQSFLYGLNFAPVSFDMKEAYEKYGNLSWQSPIALGTGFNNPYWLVNHNSSPSITDRFVISNEINIDILPWLKATNRVGLDSYTDLIEEKIDIGTKGIPKGRYFSALVKYKQWNNDFILSANKKINEDWSISGLVGTNYNQRGFNRRTVRGLDLNIPGFFDISGMGTVQAFQSDELRRLVGLYASASIDYKNYLFLNATARNDWSSTLPKGNNSFFYPSISSSFVFSEAFDLTNDVFSFGKIRASYAVAGNDAQPYYTTQTFSKANPGDGTRGNIDFPFNGLNGFNMSSVLANNELKPEIVTEYEFGTELKFFKNRVNLELSYYSKQSEKQIIQQPIAASSGFQLLVANAGKLKNSGVEIMLDVAPVKTENFNWNIVTNFAKNKYKLQSLAEGVDNIFIGGFTNPQVRIDKDYGYVIWGYGFKENDKGQTLIDDDGLPILSEELGPIGNVMPDWTMGIRNSFRYKNLSVSGLLDVRTGGQVLNLDLYYATFYGSSGVTADRGTKIVHQGVRESDGEVNTTEVIKNQAYYQNWFSTVDKNFVEDAGFIKLREVTLSYSLPKSWLKKSKLEDVTFSATGRNLWIKSDFSYKDPEGSLLGNQVQGLYHAITPSSKGFTFGVNVKF; from the coding sequence ATGAAACAAACATTACTCAGTCTTTTTGTGGGTAGTATGATTCTGACCTCTGTTGCATTTGCACAAGAGAAAAAGGTCAGCGGTCGTGTTACAGGAGCTGACGGGAAACCGTTGGTGGGTGTAACTGTGGCTGTTCAAGGATCTAACGTAGCTACCCAAACAGATGTGAATGGAAATTATTCATTTTCAGTCCCAACTGGTAAAATTATTGTTTTTCGTTCGATTGGTTATTCTGATAAGACATTAATTGTCAAGGAAGGGCAATCTGCCTTTAATGTTACTTTGGACAATAATGACAATGCTCTTGATGAGGTTGTTGTGACGGCTTTAGGTGTGAAAAAAGAAAAAAAATCGGTAGGTTACTCTGTTCAGGAAGTTAAAGCTGCAGATATCTTAAGCTCTCGAGAGCCTAACGTTGTCAATGCTTTAGCAGGGAAAGTTGCAGGTTTACAGATTACCAGCTCAGGTGGACAAGCTGGATCTTCAGCTTCTATACAATTAAGAGGTAATACTTCAATTACTGGAAGTTCAGAACCATTATTTGTGATAGATGGTATACCTATGGATAATTCCGTAAACAGTGGTGATGACAATGTTTCTACTTTGTTCACAGGTACTAATGGAAGTAGACTTTCTGATCTAGATCCAAATATTGTTGAGAGTATTTCAGTATTAAAAGGGGCGGGAGCAAGTGCTCTATATGGTTCTAGAGGGGCAAACGGAGTTATCATGATTACCACTAAAAAGGGAATGGCAGAAGATAACAGAAAGTTACCTAGAGTTTCATTATCTTCAAGCGTTACTTTTGATGAAGCTTATACTGATGGTTATCAAACCACTTATTTGCAGGGAGTTAATGGTAAGTATAGAAATGGTTTACCTTTGGCTCTAGGTGGTTATGCAGAGGAGGGTGGAACAACTAATCCACAAACTTCGGCTGTATGGGGGCCTCATAGAGATTCTGTTAGTCAAGCTGTAATAGATGCTATTGGCATGCCAAAAATTGTAGACCCTCGTAAACAATTTTATCAAACTGGAGTTATGTGGAATAACTCCGCATCTATAAGTGGTGGACTTGCCAATACTACTTATAGATTAACGTATTCGAATACCAATCAAGATGGTATTGTTCCTAATAATACCTTTAAAAGAAATAGTTTTAACGGTGCATTTGCTTCTAAATTAAGTCAGATTGTTACTTCGTCAACTTCTGTTTCTTATGTGAATTCTAAAAATAATAGAATGCTAGAAGGAAATGGCGGTCAATCATTTTTATATGGTTTAAATTTTGCTCCAGTTAGTTTTGATATGAAAGAAGCATATGAGAAATATGGTAATCTTTCATGGCAATCTCCTATAGCTTTAGGAACGGGTTTTAATAACCCTTATTGGTTGGTTAATCATAATTCAAGTCCAAGTATAACTGATCGTTTTGTTATTTCAAATGAAATCAATATTGATATTTTACCTTGGTTAAAAGCAACAAATCGAGTTGGATTAGATAGCTATACTGATTTAATCGAAGAAAAAATTGATATTGGTACCAAAGGTATTCCAAAGGGTCGCTATTTCTCTGCTTTAGTTAAATATAAACAGTGGAACAATGACTTCATTTTATCTGCAAATAAGAAAATTAATGAGGATTGGTCTATTTCTGGATTGGTAGGAACAAACTACAATCAACGTGGTTTTAATCGCAGAACAGTTAGAGGATTAGATTTAAATATTCCAGGATTCTTTGATATAAGTGGTATGGGAACTGTACAGGCTTTCCAAAGCGATGAATTGAGAAGGTTGGTAGGTTTATATGCATCAGCAAGTATTGATTATAAAAATTATTTATTTTTAAATGCAACAGCAAGGAATGATTGGTCATCAACTTTACCTAAGGGAAATAACAGCTTCTTTTACCCATCCATTTCTTCTTCATTTGTTTTTTCCGAAGCATTTGATCTAACAAATGATGTATTTTCTTTTGGTAAGATTAGAGCTTCTTATGCTGTCGCAGGTAATGATGCCCAGCCGTATTATACAACACAAACTTTTTCAAAGGCAAATCCTGGTGACGGTACACGTGGTAATATCGATTTTCCTTTTAATGGTTTAAACGGTTTTAACATGAGCAGTGTATTGGCAAATAATGAGTTGAAACCTGAGATTGTAACAGAATATGAATTTGGTACTGAATTGAAATTCTTTAAGAATCGCGTAAATTTGGAATTATCTTATTATAGTAAGCAAAGTGAAAAACAAATTATTCAGCAACCAATTGCAGCCTCATCCGGTTTTCAGTTATTAGTTGCAAATGCTGGAAAGTTGAAAAATTCGGGTGTTGAGATCATGTTGGACGTTGCACCTGTGAAAACTGAAAATTTCAACTGGAATATCGTTACTAATTTTGCAAAAAATAAATATAAATTACAATCATTAGCAGAAGGAGTAGATAATATATTCATTGGTGGATTTACAAATCCACAAGTACGAATTGATAAGGATTACGGTTACGTAATATGGGGTTATGGATTCAAAGAGAACGATAAAGGACAGACCCTTATTGATGATGATGGATTACCTATCTTGTCAGAGGAATTAGGACCTATCGGTAACGTAATGCCCGATTGGACAATGGGAATTAGAAACAGCTTTAGATATAAAAACCTTTCTGTTTCAGGATTATTAGATGTGAGGACAGGTGGACAAGTGTTGAATCTGGATTTATATTATGCTACATTTTATGGTTCTTCAGGGGTTACTGCAGATAGGGGTACAAAAATTGTTCATCAAGGTGTACGTGAATCTGATGGAGAGGTGAATACTACTGAGGTTATTAAAAATCAAGCTTATTACCAAAATTGGTTCTCTACTGTAGATAAAAACTTTGTTGAAGATGCTGGTTTTATTAAGTTACGAGAAGTAACATTAAGTTACTCTCTACCTAAATCATGGTTGAAGAAATCAAAATTAGAGGACGTAACTTTTTCTGCGACGGGACGAAATCTTTGGATTAAATCTGATTTTTCATACAAAGATCCAGAAGGAAGTTTGTTAGGTAATCAGGTGCAAGGATTGTATCATGCTATTACTCCAAGTTCAAAAGGATTTACTTTTGGCGTCAATGTTAAATTTTAA
- a CDS encoding SusC/RagA family TonB-linked outer membrane protein encodes MKQTLLSFFVGSMILTSVAFAQDKKVTGRVVGADGNPLVGVTIVVQGSNLATQTDANGNYSFSVPAGKIIVFKSLGYADKTIIVKEGTSTFNVTLEDSNQNLNEVVVTAYGVQKKEAITGSVVSVTSKDIEKRPVSSVTAVLEGIAPGIQVNNSYGEPGSSPSIRVRGFNSLNGSSAPIYVLDGVIFGGNIADLSPDNIESISVLKDATSAALYGAKGANGVIVITSKKAKKGSSSLNAVVNQGLYTRAIAEYDKLDAKEYMGVAWQGYRNQLLTGNKNLSVADANSQATNGLIPSILKLNIFDKSDAELFDANGNFNANANIKGDYASDLDWFDQVSRTGYRQEYLMNGAGGFEKGGYYFSVGYLDEEAYVTTSDFKRLNARLSGDISPKSWIKAGMSMNASHQLSNNTTGEGSGFTNPWMFARNIAPIYPIHLHDATTGAYTLDTQGNKIYDDGADTRNQYVGRHVIWENELNTNASKRNTVNTQAYVDFNITKDLKFSVLGDVNLRYNEARSYNNAIIGDGSGNNGRGSRTLYNYKNYTVQQLLNYTKSLNSIHNFDVMLGHENYGNDYTYLYGYKVNQTFAGQIDLINFTEITNLTDYEYNDRSESYFSRLRYNYDEKYYVEGSFRRDGSSRVSPANRWGNFWSVGGTWMLSKENFVKDINWVNALKLRASTGVVGNLESLGFYDYQALYNIGQNNNVAALYRSNMENLDLKWEGNQSSSFALEGRLFNRFNFNVEYFNKQSKDLIFDLNLPLSVGSTTTTEGTATVKKNIGNLVNSGFELTFDVDLIKKQDLRWNFGINATFLNNQIKTLPEQNRENGILSATSPFKYLEGHDVFDYYLFQYAGVDMMTGQALYYANTKDFDPTSTTGAWVPFQKEVNGELYTTNSSYAKREFSGSAIPKVFGSFNTSLDYKNFSLSGLFTYSLGGKGLDYSYMSLMSVTSTPGAVHKDVLNSWTEAPAGMTETSADRINKDATPQINYTNSQYNNATSTRFLFDNSYFVFKNISLGYRVPKKTIERINLSSLSVNFAVENVATFTAMRGYSSQQAFDGTSRNQFVPARTFSLGINIGL; translated from the coding sequence ATGAAACAAACTTTACTCAGTTTTTTTGTGGGTAGTATGATTCTGACTTCTGTTGCTTTTGCGCAAGACAAAAAGGTTACTGGTCGCGTTGTTGGCGCTGATGGTAACCCTTTAGTTGGTGTGACAATCGTTGTACAGGGATCAAATTTAGCTACTCAAACCGATGCGAATGGGAATTATTCTTTTTCCGTACCTGCGGGAAAAATTATTGTTTTTAAATCGTTAGGTTATGCCGATAAGACAATTATTGTTAAAGAAGGTACTTCAACATTTAATGTTACTTTAGAAGATTCTAATCAAAATCTCAATGAAGTAGTAGTGACAGCATATGGTGTTCAGAAAAAAGAAGCCATCACGGGTTCTGTTGTAAGTGTAACATCTAAAGATATTGAAAAACGACCAGTTTCATCAGTTACTGCTGTGCTAGAAGGTATTGCTCCAGGTATTCAGGTTAACAACTCTTATGGTGAGCCTGGTTCAAGCCCAAGTATTCGTGTGCGAGGATTTAATTCGCTTAATGGATCTTCTGCTCCAATCTATGTATTGGATGGTGTTATTTTTGGCGGTAACATTGCTGATTTAAGTCCTGATAATATTGAGTCAATATCTGTATTGAAGGATGCGACTTCAGCTGCATTATATGGTGCAAAAGGAGCAAATGGTGTAATTGTAATTACATCAAAAAAAGCTAAAAAAGGAAGTTCTAGTTTAAATGCAGTTGTTAACCAAGGTCTCTATACGAGGGCAATTGCTGAATACGATAAATTAGATGCGAAGGAATATATGGGTGTCGCTTGGCAAGGATATAGAAATCAATTATTAACTGGAAATAAAAACTTATCTGTGGCGGATGCTAATAGTCAGGCTACTAATGGATTAATTCCTTCCATATTGAAATTAAATATTTTTGATAAAAGTGATGCAGAACTTTTTGATGCAAATGGGAATTTCAATGCTAATGCAAATATTAAAGGAGATTATGCCTCTGATTTAGATTGGTTTGATCAAGTCAGCAGAACAGGTTATCGTCAAGAATATTTAATGAATGGTGCTGGTGGTTTCGAAAAAGGTGGTTACTACTTTTCTGTTGGTTATTTGGACGAAGAAGCCTATGTAACTACTTCAGACTTTAAAAGATTAAATGCTCGATTGAGTGGGGATATCTCACCTAAATCATGGATTAAAGCGGGTATGTCTATGAATGCTTCTCATCAATTAAGTAATAATACAACAGGAGAAGGTAGTGGATTCACTAATCCTTGGATGTTTGCTCGTAATATTGCCCCAATTTATCCAATTCATCTTCATGATGCTACTACTGGAGCATATACTTTAGATACTCAGGGTAACAAAATATATGATGATGGAGCCGACACTAGAAATCAATATGTAGGTCGTCACGTAATTTGGGAAAATGAATTAAATACGAATGCATCAAAACGTAATACTGTTAATACACAGGCATATGTTGATTTTAATATCACTAAAGATTTAAAATTTAGTGTTCTAGGGGATGTAAATCTTCGTTATAATGAGGCAAGAAGCTATAATAATGCAATTATTGGTGATGGTTCAGGAAACAATGGTCGTGGATCTAGAACATTGTATAATTATAAAAATTATACAGTACAACAATTATTAAACTATACTAAGTCCCTTAATTCTATTCATAATTTTGATGTGATGTTAGGTCATGAAAATTATGGAAATGATTACACGTACTTGTATGGATATAAAGTTAATCAAACTTTTGCAGGACAGATTGATTTAATCAATTTTACTGAAATTACAAATCTGACAGATTATGAATATAATGACCGTTCAGAATCTTATTTTTCTCGTTTACGTTATAATTATGATGAAAAATACTATGTTGAAGGATCATTTAGACGTGATGGATCATCTCGCGTATCCCCTGCTAATCGATGGGGTAATTTTTGGTCAGTAGGTGGTACTTGGATGTTATCTAAAGAGAACTTTGTTAAAGATATTAATTGGGTAAATGCATTAAAATTAAGAGCGTCTACAGGTGTTGTAGGTAATCTTGAGAGTTTAGGTTTTTATGATTATCAAGCCTTATATAATATTGGTCAAAATAATAATGTTGCTGCTCTTTACAGATCCAACATGGAAAATCTTGACCTAAAATGGGAAGGTAATCAATCTTCATCATTTGCTTTAGAAGGTAGATTATTTAATCGTTTCAATTTTAATGTTGAATATTTCAACAAGCAATCTAAGGATCTAATTTTTGATCTAAATCTTCCTCTATCGGTCGGATCTACAACAACTACAGAAGGTACTGCAACTGTTAAGAAAAATATTGGAAATCTAGTAAATAGTGGTTTTGAGCTAACATTCGATGTTGATTTAATTAAGAAGCAGGATCTAAGATGGAATTTTGGCATAAATGCCACATTCTTGAACAATCAAATTAAAACTTTACCTGAACAGAATCGTGAGAATGGTATCCTTTCAGCGACATCACCGTTTAAATATTTAGAGGGACATGATGTCTTTGACTATTACTTATTCCAATATGCAGGAGTTGATATGATGACAGGTCAAGCTCTTTATTATGCTAATACTAAAGACTTTGATCCGACAAGTACGACTGGTGCATGGGTACCTTTCCAAAAAGAAGTAAATGGTGAATTGTATACGACTAATTCCAGTTATGCGAAGCGTGAGTTTAGTGGTTCGGCCATTCCAAAAGTTTTTGGTTCTTTTAATACCTCATTAGATTATAAAAATTTCAGTTTATCTGGATTATTCACATATTCACTAGGAGGAAAAGGATTAGATTATTCTTATATGAGTTTGATGTCGGTTACGTCTACTCCTGGGGCAGTGCATAAAGATGTATTAAATTCGTGGACAGAAGCTCCTGCAGGTATGACAGAAACATCTGCTGATCGTATCAATAAAGATGCTACTCCTCAAATTAATTATACTAATAGTCAGTACAATAATGCTACTTCAACACGATTCCTATTCGATAATTCTTATTTTGTATTTAAGAATATTTCCTTGGGATATAGAGTTCCTAAAAAGACAATTGAGAGAATTAATCTAAGTAGTTTGAGTGTGAATTTCGCTGTTGAAAATGTTGCTACTTTTACAGCAATGAGAGGTTACAGTTCTCAACAAGCATTTGATGGAACTAGTAGAAATCAATTTGTACCAGCAAGGACATTCTCATTAGGTATTAACATTGGGTTATAA
- a CDS encoding endonuclease/exonuclease/phosphatase family protein, whose translation MFNIFNLIKLIIVLTLVFIGKLSFSQQKNQLKVLQINIWQEGTMVPNGFKAIADEIIDKKADVVLFSDVRNYNKTDFVQRILQELKSTNAVYHGISSEPSLDVAFISKFPIKDQQALYGDTSKMGGVLKSKIQVNGRNITFYAVHLDYTNYACYLPRGYDGVTWKKLDQPIVGVDAILEANRKGRREEAIKDIIQDANKENKDETIIIAGDFNEPSHLDWTSATKNLFDHRGTVVPWDCSVLLQASGFVDSFREKYPNPVKYPGFTYPSFNKDVGMEKLAWAPLADDRDRIDYVYYRTNIPFHVSEVNIVGPSETVKYGKKQNPDSQDKFLLPVDVWPTDHKALLVTFKF comes from the coding sequence ATGTTTAATATATTCAATTTAATAAAGTTGATAATTGTCCTGACCCTTGTTTTTATTGGGAAGTTATCTTTCTCACAACAAAAGAATCAGTTGAAGGTTTTGCAGATTAATATTTGGCAAGAAGGTACGATGGTTCCAAATGGTTTTAAGGCAATAGCGGATGAGATTATAGATAAAAAGGCTGATGTGGTGTTATTCAGCGATGTTCGCAATTATAACAAAACGGATTTTGTGCAGCGTATCTTGCAAGAATTGAAAAGTACAAATGCGGTGTATCATGGCATTTCTAGTGAGCCATCTTTAGATGTAGCTTTTATTTCTAAATTTCCAATTAAAGATCAACAAGCGTTGTATGGTGATACTAGTAAAATGGGCGGAGTATTAAAAAGTAAAATCCAAGTGAATGGTAGGAACATAACATTTTATGCTGTGCACTTGGACTACACTAATTATGCCTGTTATCTACCTCGAGGATATGATGGCGTTACCTGGAAAAAACTTGATCAACCTATAGTTGGTGTAGACGCTATCTTAGAAGCTAACCGAAAGGGGCGAAGAGAAGAAGCTATAAAAGATATTATTCAAGATGCTAATAAAGAAAATAAGGATGAAACAATTATTATAGCCGGCGACTTTAATGAACCTTCTCATCTGGATTGGACATCTGCAACAAAAAACCTGTTCGATCATAGAGGTACAGTAGTTCCTTGGGATTGTTCAGTCTTATTACAAGCATCTGGCTTTGTGGATAGCTTTCGAGAAAAATATCCAAATCCTGTTAAGTATCCCGGTTTTACTTATCCATCGTTTAATAAGGATGTCGGTATGGAAAAACTTGCATGGGCACCATTGGCTGATGATCGAGATCGTATTGATTACGTTTATTATAGGACGAACATACCATTTCATGTTTCTGAAGTCAACATAGTTGGGCCTTCTGAAACGGTCAAATATGGTAAAAAACAAAATCCTGATAGTCAGGATAAATTCTTATTACCTGTAGATGTATGGCCTACAGACCATAAAGCTTTGTTAGTCACGTTTAAGTTTTAA